One genomic window of Candidatus Poribacteria bacterium includes the following:
- a CDS encoding DUF1015 domain-containing protein: METTVIPFRGLRYNTTQVESISNVIAPPYDVIKSDEQIALEARHPANIIRLILSQPQDNDTDDENQYTRAAVRMNKWISNGTLVRDATPRYYIYDQSFNAPDGKNYTRRALIALVKLEPFENRVVLPHEKTHAGPKADRLNLMRECHVNLSPIFLLYADPAGDIERIMESFTDKNQPHIDCPETFGSTHQLWCLDDTERNREIQALFSTKPLLIADGHHRYETALAFRDEIAQKTPNGVSSGYDYMMVNLVRMESPGLAVLAIHRLLSNLSADQIAYAIAKLPEAFEVHEIDTQANLMAKLGAMSGKSRAVGMYTADDTYRLLIPHSTPPKQLDVMLVQETIIKNLFQIETLSEHISYTAYTDDAVSHVKEGADRVALLMNPTPVEQVLDVAMAGSTMPQKSTYFYPKMATGFVLNPLNASAISSR, translated from the coding sequence ATGGAAACAACCGTTATTCCGTTTCGAGGCTTACGCTACAACACGACTCAGGTAGAAAGCATCTCGAATGTCATCGCACCGCCTTACGATGTCATCAAATCCGATGAACAGATCGCTTTAGAGGCACGCCATCCCGCCAATATCATTCGTTTAATTCTAAGTCAACCACAAGATAACGATACTGACGACGAAAATCAGTACACACGTGCCGCTGTAAGGATGAACAAGTGGATTTCAAATGGCACGCTTGTCAGGGATGCAACCCCCCGTTATTACATCTATGACCAATCCTTTAATGCTCCGGATGGGAAAAACTACACGCGCCGCGCCTTAATAGCACTCGTGAAACTCGAACCCTTTGAAAATCGGGTGGTCCTACCGCACGAAAAAACACATGCCGGACCGAAGGCGGATCGACTCAATCTCATGCGGGAATGTCACGTCAATCTTAGTCCCATCTTTCTCCTCTACGCCGACCCCGCTGGGGATATTGAACGGATCATGGAGAGTTTCACCGATAAAAATCAGCCCCACATCGACTGTCCTGAAACTTTTGGAAGCACGCACCAACTCTGGTGTTTAGACGACACAGAACGTAACCGTGAAATTCAGGCTCTTTTTTCAACGAAACCACTCCTAATCGCCGATGGACATCATCGCTATGAAACCGCTCTCGCCTTCCGAGACGAAATAGCTCAGAAGACACCAAACGGCGTATCCAGCGGTTACGACTACATGATGGTGAATCTCGTCAGAATGGAATCACCGGGTTTGGCGGTCTTAGCGATTCATCGCCTCTTGTCTAACCTCAGCGCAGATCAGATCGCATACGCTATCGCGAAACTCCCAGAGGCGTTTGAGGTGCATGAAATTGACACGCAGGCGAACCTCATGGCAAAATTGGGTGCGATGAGCGGGAAATCCCGTGCAGTTGGTATGTACACAGCAGACGACACCTATCGCCTGTTGATTCCGCATTCAACACCCCCCAAACAATTGGATGTAATGCTTGTTCAAGAAACTATCATCAAAAATCTATTTCAGATTGAAACACTATCGGAACACATCAGTTACACCGCATACACAGATGATGCCGTTTCCCATGTGAAAGAAGGAGCAGACCGCGTCGCACTCCTGATGAACCCGACTCCTGTTGAACAGGTCTTAGATGTGGCTATGGCAGGATCAACAATGCCGCAGAAGTCCACCTACTTCTATCCGAAGATGGCAACAGGGTTCGTTTTAAACCCGTTGAATGCGTCAGCAATCAGCAGTCGATGA
- a CDS encoding competence/damage-inducible protein A, with protein sequence MAIELFSIGTELVLGQIQDTNAHWIAQQILQIGGELRRVTMLRDNRDEMSEALDSAIERETSLILTTGGLGPTPDDMTVDVIASLIGTKSVVSEETVAEFRKRREMSENDVISEALMKMAIVPETAVVLQNPAGWAPCISVAHKSSTIMMMPGPPREMKAVFETHIQPLIAERYRSEITTVRVHVNMFEAQVSPLMQKVMERYPDVYLKAYVALRKADGDTMPVDLVSTSTDKADAETQLELATSYFRELVVEAGKFLTLPCD encoded by the coding sequence GTGGCAATTGAACTGTTTTCGATCGGCACAGAGTTAGTACTTGGTCAGATTCAGGACACCAATGCACACTGGATTGCGCAGCAAATCCTCCAGATTGGTGGCGAACTCCGGCGAGTCACAATGCTACGCGACAACCGCGACGAGATGTCCGAGGCATTGGATTCGGCAATAGAACGCGAAACATCACTTATTCTCACAACAGGTGGACTTGGACCTACACCCGATGATATGACCGTTGATGTGATCGCTTCACTCATCGGCACGAAATCTGTCGTGAGCGAAGAAACTGTCGCTGAATTTCGGAAACGTCGTGAGATGTCAGAGAACGATGTCATCAGCGAAGCACTAATGAAAATGGCAATTGTGCCGGAAACCGCTGTCGTTTTGCAGAACCCGGCAGGATGGGCACCCTGCATCAGTGTGGCACACAAGTCTTCCACAATCATGATGATGCCTGGTCCACCTCGTGAGATGAAGGCAGTTTTTGAAACACATATTCAACCCTTAATTGCGGAACGTTACCGTTCAGAAATTACCACAGTGCGGGTTCATGTCAACATGTTTGAAGCCCAAGTTTCACCACTGATGCAGAAAGTGATGGAACGCTACCCAGATGTCTATCTCAAGGCGTATGTTGCTCTCCGCAAAGCGGATGGGGACACAATGCCAGTCGATCTTGTTTCAACGAGCACGGACAAAGCGGATGCCGAAACGCAATTGGAACTCGCTACGTCTTACTTCCGAGAACTTGTTGTTGAAGCAGGAAAATTTTTAACTTTACCTTGCGACTAA
- a CDS encoding acetylxylan esterase: MYYEQARDTLAFSHQLYAETPRQLAFQATSIAEAEVWQRELRTKLIELVGGFPPEPCALQPQVLDSCEFPTYFRETVQFQSRSHANIFGYFLSPKPLDSSTPKPTILCLAGHGRGVDDIVGIEEDGTMRAEYGGYQNDFALQCVANGYTVLAIEQFGFGHRRDPVAHEKGGGSSSCQPSAGAALLLGHTMVGWRVYDAMRAFDYLDTRPEVDMNRLGVMGISGGGTTTFFTSAIDARVKAAVVSGYFNTFRDSILSLSHCIDNYIPNVLQYAEMYDIAGLIAPRAMFVESGTEDTIFPIEATRFAVNEAKAIYKLFNAEDKLGLEVFEAGHSFHGVGAFEFLKQVL; encoded by the coding sequence ATGTATTACGAACAGGCACGAGATACATTAGCATTTTCGCATCAGTTATATGCGGAGACACCGCGTCAACTTGCATTTCAGGCGACGAGTATTGCAGAAGCGGAAGTGTGGCAGCGCGAACTGCGGACAAAACTCATCGAGTTAGTTGGTGGTTTTCCGCCGGAACCCTGCGCCCTACAACCGCAAGTCCTGGATTCTTGTGAATTTCCCACCTATTTCCGCGAGACAGTGCAATTTCAGAGTCGTTCACACGCTAATATCTTCGGATACTTCCTTTCCCCGAAACCTCTCGACAGTTCGACCCCGAAGCCCACGATTCTCTGTTTAGCGGGGCACGGGCGCGGTGTAGATGACATCGTCGGCATTGAGGAAGATGGCACCATGCGCGCAGAATATGGCGGTTATCAGAACGACTTTGCCCTTCAATGCGTGGCAAACGGGTACACCGTGCTTGCCATTGAGCAATTCGGGTTTGGTCATCGACGGGATCCTGTCGCGCATGAGAAGGGCGGTGGGAGTTCTTCATGTCAACCGAGTGCTGGTGCTGCACTCCTTTTAGGTCATACGATGGTAGGATGGCGGGTTTACGATGCGATGCGCGCCTTTGACTATCTGGACACCCGTCCAGAGGTTGATATGAACCGTCTTGGTGTGATGGGCATTTCTGGCGGAGGCACAACCACCTTCTTCACTTCTGCAATTGATGCGCGTGTCAAGGCAGCTGTTGTGAGCGGTTACTTCAACACGTTTCGGGACAGTATCTTGAGTCTCAGCCATTGTATAGACAATTATATACCAAATGTGCTACAATATGCGGAGATGTACGACATCGCGGGGTTGATAGCACCGCGCGCGATGTTCGTTGAATCCGGTACGGAAGACACAATCTTTCCAATTGAAGCCACCCGCTTTGCGGTTAATGAGGCAAAAGCCATTTACAAACTCTTCAATGCGGAAGACAAATTAGGACTTGAAGTATTCGAGGCAGGACATAGTTTCCACGGTGTTGGTGCGTTCGAGTTTCTTAAACAGGTCCTATAA
- the infA gene encoding translation initiation factor IF-1, whose protein sequence is MEVEGTVVEPLPNAMFRVELENKHQILAHISGRMRKFFIKILPGDKVTVELSPYDLTRGRITYRKK, encoded by the coding sequence ATAGAGGTTGAAGGCACCGTTGTGGAACCTTTACCCAACGCGATGTTCCGTGTGGAATTGGAAAACAAGCATCAGATTCTCGCACATATCTCCGGCAGAATGCGAAAATTCTTCATCAAGATTTTGCCCGGAGATAAGGTGACTGTAGAACTCTCCCCTTACGATCTCACGAGGGGACGTATTACCTACCGGAAAAAGTAG